AGGATCCAGGCGACGTTGCGCTCCAGGTCGTCGACCGCCCGGAAGTCGTGCAGCAGCCGCACCCGGCTGCCGCCGCCGGGCAGCGCCTCGACGATCCACTCCCCGCCCATCGCGGCGACGGGATCCTGCGAGACCTCCTGGCGGAAGCGGATCCGCAGCCCGTCGCGGTCCAGGGTCCGCCGCGAGGTCCAGGACTTGACCTCGCCGTTGGCGGTGGCCCAGATCCGCAGCCGCTCCTCGTCGCCCGACCGTTCCAGATACTCCACGTGCAGGCTCGGCGGGAAGACGAACGGCCAGTCCTCGGCCCGCTCCACCAGGCCGAAGACGGCCTCCGGGGCGGCGGCCACCGTGATGGTGTGCTCGGTCGTGTGCACCTCGTGCGCCATGCTGATCCTGATCCCCTCTGTCCGCCCGGGCCGCGCACGGCCGGGCCCGCTGTCAGTAGTTGCCGAGCCCGCCGCAGACGTTCATCGCCTGCGCGGTGATCGACGCGGCGGTCGGGGAGAGCAGATAGCCGACGAGCCCGGCGACCTCGTCGGGCGTGGAGTAGCGGCCGAGGGGGATCTTCGCCTCGAACCTCTCCAGCACCTCGCCCTCGGTGATGTCCCAGGCACCGGCGTAGCCCTGGCGCACCCGCTCGGCCATCGGCGTCTCGACGTAGCCGGGGCAGACGGCGTTGACGGTGACGCCCGTCTTCGCCAGCTCCAGGCCGAGGGCCTTGGTGAAGCCGACCACGCCGTGCTTGGACGCCGAGTACGGCGCTCCCAGTGCCACGCCCTGCTTGCCGCCCGTCGAGGCGATGTTGACGATCCGTCCGGCGCCGCGCTCCAGCATCCCGCCGGTGGTCAGCACCTCGCGGGTCATCCGGAAGACGCTGTTGAGGTTGGTGTCGATCACGTCGAGCCACAGCTCGTCGGGGATCTGCGCGGTGTGGCCGCCACCGCTGCGGCCGGCGTTGTTCACCAGGGCGCCGACGGGGCCGAACCGGTCCCTGGCCTCCTGGACGAAGGCGCGTACCCGAGCGGTGTCGCGCACGTCGCAGGAGGCGCCGTCGACGTCGTGTCCCGCCTCGCGCAGCTCCTTGACGGTGTGGGCGACCCGGTCGCCGTCGCGGGCGCAGATGAAGACCCGCGACCCGCCCTCGGCCAGGCTCCGGGCCACGGCGAGACCGATCCCGCTGGTGGCACCGGTGACGATGGCGACGCTTCCTGCTGCTGGCGGCATGACGGCTCCTCAGCGGTCCCTGCGGGTGTCTGTGACGGATGTCCGTGACGGATGTCCGTGGTGGGTGTCTGCGGTGGGTGTCCGCACGGGACGGCGGACGACAGCGAGGGTTTCAGCGGCCGCTCGAATCGCGCTCGACCCATGGCCCGGCCCGGGCTCCAGCGGCCTTCCACCCGCCTGCGAGACCAGGCACGCAGCGTGGAACGACACGAACGACCGCACGATGTCAAGCGATGCCGGGTCACACGAACGGGTCAAAAACAGACCTGACGACACCGGGCGATACCGGGCAACACCGTCGAACGAGGAGGCCATTGATGACGGATCACGAGCCAGACGCCCAGGCCGAGGAGGCCGGCGCCGTGACCTTCGTGAACACCTTCACCGTGCACGCCGAACCCGAGGTGTTCGAGAAGGAGTTCGCGCGGACGTCCGAGTTCATGGCGCGGCAGCCGGGCCTGATCCGGCACACCCTGGCCCGGCACGCGGAGCGGCCCGGCCAGTACGTCAACGTCGCCGAGTGGCGGGACGTCGCCTCGTTCCGCGCGGCCGTCTCGCACGCCGACTTCCAGCCGCACGCGGGCGCGCTGCGCGCCCTCGCCGAAAGTCGGCCGGAACTCTATCTGGCACGGCTGCGCCGCGACGGCGGCGCGGAGGAGGGGATATGACCGCCCGCCGTGTGGTGGTCACCGGCCTCGGGGTGATCGCGCCGGGCGGAGTCGGCACGAAGGCGTTCTGGGAACGCATCGTCTCCGGAGTCTCCGCGACGAGGACCATCACGGCCTTCGACGCGACGCCGTTCCGCTCCCGGATGGCCGCCGAGTGCGACTTCGACGGAGCCCGCCACGGACTGTCGGCCCGTGACACCGCCCGGCTGGACCGCGCCTCCCAGTTCGCCCTGGTCGCAGCCCGCGAGGCGCTCGCCGACAGCGGCGTGGAGATCGACGGGAGCAACGCGCACCGCACCGGCGTCAGCCTCGGCTCCGCCGTGGGCTGCACGCTGAAACTGGAGGAGGAGTACGTCGCGCGCAGCGACGGCGGCAAGCGGTGGCTGGTCGACCACGCGGCGGGCACCCCGTACCTGTACGACTACTTCGTGCCCAGCTCGATGGCGGCGGAGGTCGCCTGGGAGGCGGGCGCCGAGGGTCCGGTCGCGCTCGTCTCGGCGGGCTGCACCTCAGGACTCGACTCGCTGGGCCACGCCGTCGAACTCATCCGTGAGGGCAGCGCCGACATCATGATCGCCGGGGGCAGCGACGCCCCCATCGCGCCGATCACGGTGGCCTGCTTCGACGCCATCAAGGCCACCTCGCCGCGCAACGACACCCCGGACCACGCCTCGCGGCCCTTCGACCGGACCCGCAGCGGCTTCGTCCTGGGCGAGGGCGCCGCCGTCCTCGTCCTGGAGGAGCGGGAGTCGGCCCTGCGGCGCGGGGCGCAGGTCTACGCCGAGATCGCCGGCTTCGCCGCGCGCGCCAACGCCCACCACATGACCGGACTGCGCCCCGACGGCCTGGAGATGGCCGCCGCCATCACCGGCGCGCTCGACGACGCCCGGACCGACCGCCAGGCCGTCGGCTACGTCAACGCGCACGGCACGGCCACCCGGCAGAACGACATCCACGAGACGGCCGCCATCAAGCACAGCCTGGGCGAGCACGCCCACCGCGTCCCGGTCAGCTCCATCAAGGCGGTCATCGGCCACTCGCTCGGCGCCGTCGGCTCCATCGAGGCCGCCGCCTCCGCCCTGGTGATCCGGCACGGCGTGATTCCCCCGACCGCGGGACTGCACGAGCCGGACCCCCAACTCGACCTCGACTACGTGCCGTTGACCGCCCGCGACCAGCCCGTCGACACCGTGCTGACGGTGGGCAGCGGCTTCGGCGGCTTCCAGAGCGCGATGGTGCTCACCGCATCCGAAGGGAGGCGCCCATGACCACCGCGCCCGCCACCGCCGCGCCGACGACCACCGCGGCCGGGACCGCCAGGGCCGTGGTCACCGGGGTCGGCGTGCTCGCGCCCAACGGGATCGGGGCCGAGGAGTACTGGGCAGCGACCCTGCGCGGGGAGAGCGGCATCGCCCGCATCACCCGCTTCGACCCGTCCTCGTACCCCTCCCGGCTGGCCGGCGAGGTCACCGGGTTCTCGGTGCGCGACCACATCCCCAGCCGGCTCGTCCCGCAGACCGACCGCACCACGCAGTTCGCCCTCGCCGGCGCCGACTGGGCGCTCGCCGACGCCGGGCTGAACGCGGAGAGCCTGCCCGCCGACGAGCGCGGGGTGGTGACCGCCAGCGCCTCCGGCGGCTTCGAGTTCGGCCAGCGCGAACTGGGCCACCTGTGGGGCAAGGACCCCAAGCATGTCAGCGCGTACATGTCCTTCGCCTGGTTCTACGCCGTCAACTCGGGCCAGGTCTCCATCCGCCACGATCTGCGCGGGCCCACCGGGGTCCTCGTCACCGACCAGGCGGGCGGCCTCGACGCGGTCGCGCAGGCCAGGCGCCGGATCCGCAAGGGCACCCCGCTGATGCTGACGGGCGGCATGGACGCCTCGCTGTGCCCGTACGGGCTCGCCGCGCAGATCTCCGCGGGCATCCTCAGCGAGAGCGAGGACCCGGCCCGCGCCTATCTGCCCTTCGACGCCGCCGCGAACGGCCATGTGCCCGGCGAGGGCGGGGCGATCCTCGCCCTGGAGGACGCGGACCGGGCCCGGGAGCGCGGGGCCCGGATCCACGGGGCGATCGGCGGGTACGCCGCCACCTTCGACCCCCGCCCGGGCTCGGGGCGCCCGGCCAACCTGGAGCGGGCCGTCCGCGGGGCGCTGGCCGACGCCGGGCTGCGTCCCGGGGACATCGCGTTCGTCCTCGCGGACGGCGCCGGTGAACCGGAGCCCGACCGTGTCGAGGCGCAGGCCCTGACCGCGGTCTTCGGCCCCGGCGGCGTGCCGGTCTCGGTCCCCAAGACCATGACGGGACGCCTCTACTCGGGCGCCGCGCCGCTCGACCTGGTCACCGCGCTGTTCGCGCTGCGGGACGGCGTCGTCCCGCCGACGGTCCACGTAGAGGAGACGACGGGCCACGACCTCGACCTGGTGACCGGCGCCCCGCGGCCCGTCACGGGGGACGCGGCGCTGGTACTGGCCCGGGGCCGCGGGGGCTTCAACAGCGCGATGGTCGTCCGCGGCCCGTCGGCGCCCTGAACCCCCCTGTCCGGCACCACCGACCAGCCACCACGCACCACGCACTGCTCACCATCACCCCACTTAGGAGACGTCATGTCCGCTTTCACCACCGAGGACCTCTTCCAGATCATGCGTGAGTGCGCGGGCGAGGAGGAGGCGGTCGACCTGTCGAGCGCCGCCGCGGAACAGGAGTTCGGACTGCTCGGCTACGACTCGCTGGCCCTCATGGAGGCGATCAGCAGGGTGGAGCGCGGCTACGGCATCGCCCTGCCCGAGGAGACACTCGGCGAGGCGCTGACCCCCGCGGCGTTCGTCGCCGTCGTGAACGCCGCGCTCGCCGACCGCATGCCCGCGGCGGGGGCCGCCTGATGACCGAGGCGGGGCCGGGCGCCGAGGGGGCCTTCGTCGCGGAGGCCCCGGCGCCGGACATCCGGATCGCGGGGTGCGGGGTCTGGCTGCCGCCCCGCACCCCGGTCGCGGACGCCGTCGCGGCCGGGCTGTGCGACGAGGCCCTGGCCAGGACCACCGGCATGCTGTCGGTGTCCGTGGCCGAGGACGAGCCGGCCCCGGAGATGGCGGCCCGAGCGGCCCGCATCGCCCTGGAGCGGTCGGGCTTCGACCGAGGGGGCGTCGACTCGGGGGCGGGGGCCGGGTCGGGGGCCGGGGCGGGGGCTGAGCCCGGGTCCGGGGCCGGGCCCATGCCCGGGTCCGGGTCCGGGTCTGCTTCTGGTGACGTGTCGCTGATCCTGCACGCCAGTTTCTTCTATCAGGGGCACGACCTGTGGGCGCCCGCCTCGTACGTCCAGCGTGCCGCCGTCGGCAATCAGTGCCCCGCCATCGAGGTCGGCCAGGTCTCCAACGGAGGCATGGCCGGACTCGGACTCGCGGTCGACCATCTGCGGGCGGGCCCGGCGGCAGGCGAGCCGGACCGACGGGTCCTGCTGACGACCGGCGACGCCTTCCGCCCACCCGGCTTCGACCGCTGGCGCAGCGACTCCGGCACCTTCTACGGGGACGGGGGCACCGCCCTCGTGCTGTCCTCGCGGGAGGGCTTCGCCCGGATCCGTGGCCTGGCCACCGTCTCCGTGCCGGAGCTGGAGGGGATGCACCGCGGCGACGACCCGTTCGGCAGCGCCCCGTTCAGCCACCGGCCGGTGGTCGACCTGGACGCCTGCAAGAAGGACTTCCTGGCCACCCACCGCGTGCCCCAGGTGATCGCGGCGAGCGGGGCCGCGCAGGACGCCGCCGTCGAGCGGGCCCTCGCCGCCGCCGGGGTCACGCTCGCCGACGTCGACCGCTTCGTCCTGCCCCACCTGGGCCGCAAGCGGCTGCGGGCGGGCCATCTCGCCCGCTTCGGGATCGCGGAGGAGCGCACCACCTGGGAGTGGAGCCGCGGCATCGGACACCTCGGCGCAGGCGACCAGATCGCCGGGTTCGACCACCTGGTCGCCTCCGGGAGCCTCCGCGCCGGCGACCTCGTCGTGTGGATGAGCGTGGGCGCCGGCTTCACGTACTCCTGCGCGGTCGTCGAGATGCTGGAACGGCCCGCCTGGGCACCTACGACACTGGCTGGAGAGGCCGTATGACCGCCGAACGCCCCTTGCCCGTCGCCCTGTTGCTGCCCGGCCAGGGCTCCCAGCAGCCGCGGATGGCCGCGGGCCTCTACGGGTACGAGCCGGTGTTCACCGAGGCGATGGACGAGTTCTTCGACGCGGCGGGCGCCGAGGGCGGTCCGCTGCGCGAGGACTGGCTGGCCGAACGGCCCGCCACGGAACTGGACCACGTCACCCGCTCGCAGCCGCTGCTGTTCGCCGTGGACCTGGCGCTGGGCCGACTGGTGCTCAGCTGGGGGGTGCGTCCCGCCGCCCTGCTGGGGCACAGCATCGGGGAGCTGGCCTCGGCGGTGCTGGCCGGGGTGTTCAGCACCCGGGACGCGGTCGGGCTGGTGCTCGACCGGGTCGGGCGGCTGGCGAAGGCGCCGCCGGGCGGCATGCTCGCGGTCGCCGCGTCCACGGCGGAGGTGGCTCCGTATCTGAGCGGGGACGTGGTCGTGGGCGCGGTCAACGCCCCGCGCCAGACCATCCTGGCCGGTCCCGACGGACCGCTGGACAAGGCCGGCCGTGCGCTGGGGGAGGCCGGGTTCGTCTGCCGCCGGGTTCCGTCGCTCAGCGCCTTCCACAGCCCTCTGCTCGAACCCGCCTGCCGGGGCGCGGCCGAACGCTTCGCCGCGGTGCGCAGGAGCAGCCCGGCCGTGCCGGTCCACTCGGCCTACACCGCCGCCCCGTTGACCCGGGCCGACATCGACGACCCGTCCTTCTGGGCGCGGCAGCCCGTGGCACCGGTGCTCTTCTGGCCCGCGCTGGAGGGGCTGCTGGCGGCGGGTGACCATCTGCTGGTGGAGGTGGGGCCCGGGCAGGGCCTCTCCCAGGTGGCCCGCCGCCACCCTGCCGTCCGGCGGGGCAGCAGCGCGGTGGTGTCGCTGCTGCCGGCCCGGCCGGGTCCACCGGAGGGGGACCGGTCCGCGATCGGGGCCGCCGTGGCGCGCATCGCGGGGGCGGGCCATCCGATCGGTCGCGCCACCGCGTCCCGGGGCGCCCCGTCCGCGGCCCCGGCCGTCTGACGGGCCGCCCCGCGCGGAGCCGCGTACAACGGACGCCCCGCCCCCGGTCGTTGCACGGGGGCGGGGCGTCGGCCTTGTCACCTGCGGGCCGGTGCGGCCGGGTGCGCGGGACCCTCGCGCCCTCGCGCCCTCGCGCCCCGCGCCCCCGCGCGGCGCGGCGCGGCGGCGCGATCAGGCGTCGGCAGTCGCCGTCACGTACCGCACGGGGGTGTCGATCGTGAGCGGTCCGTCGCCCTCCCGCATCGCGTCCAGTGAGGTGATCAGGCGGTCCCGCAGCTGTTGTCGTTTGTCGTTCGCGAGGTGGTTCCACAGCAGGCGCATGCCCTGTGTGTGGGACCAGTCCACCCACGCCAGGCCCGACTCGGCCACCAGTTGGACGGACTCGTCGACGACCGACACGTCCTGGAAGCCGGCCCCCTCCAGCGTGCGGGCGAGGTCGGCCGGGTCCGCGAGCCAGCTGTTGAAGCGCTGCGAGAGCCGCTCCGGCTGCCACTGCGGAGGCAGGTCGAGCAGCAGCTCGCGCGGGATGAGTTCGGTGAACACCGGCGGCAGGAAGGGGAAGGTGTCCTCGCTGAACACCGGGCTGGTGAAGGCGAGCCGCCCCCCGGGGGAGAGCAGCGGCGCGTAACGGGCCAGCGCCGAGGGCGCGTCGGGCAGGAAGATGACGCTGTAGCTGCCGAGGACGACGTCGAAGGAGCCCGGTTCGAAGTCGGGATGCTCCCCGTCCATCACCCGCAGCTCCACCGTGCCGGCGCCGCGCAGCGCGGCCTCCTTCGCGGCCTCCTCGATCATCGCCTCGGCGACGTCGATGCCCACGACCCGGCCCGTCGGCCCCACCCGCTCGGCCGCGGGGAAGACACAGGCCCCCCGGCCGCAGCCCACGTCGAGGACCCGTTCGCCCTCCCCGGGGGCCGCGCGTTCCACCAGGCGCCGGCCCATCGGAGTGAAGAACTCCACGCCGAGCCGGTCGTAGGACGCCGCGGCGCTGTTGAAGGCCGCCGCCACTTCGGATTTGTACGTGGACGTGTCCACTGAATCTCCCGCTCTCTCGGTGGATACACCACTTTTCCCCGCCGGTCTCGGGCACGGATGGAGAGGCCTTGGAGCGCCACTGGACCGCCGCTGGACACAGGGCAAAGAAGTCCCCGGGAGGCCGATTCGCTCTTGTTATGGCGGAGGCCGGGTCCTAAGAATTGATTCCGGAACGTACCGCCGCACCGGTTCCGATCGGCAGTGACCGATTCAGGGCCGAGCGGGGACCGATTTCTTGCCGATTCAGGAGGAGAAAGCGTGAGTGACCAGATAGCGAGTGTCCGGCGCCTGGTGGAGGCGTACAACACCGGGAAAACGGACGACGTGGCCGACTACATCCATCCGGAATACATGAATCCGGGAACTCTGGAATTCACTTCGCTGCGCGGCCCCGAGCTTTTCGCGATCAATGTCGCATGGGTGAAGAGGACGTTCTCCGAGGAGGCGCGCCTGGAGGAGGTGGCCATCGAGGAGAACGGCGACTGGGTGCGTGCCCGGCTGGTGCTCTACGGGCGGCACGTCGGCGAGATGGTCGGCATGGCGCCCACCGGGCGGTTGTTCTCCGGCGAGCAGATCCACCTCCTCCACTTCGTCGACGGAAAGATCCACCACCACCGCGACTGGCCCGACTACCAGGGCACCTACCGCCAGCTCGGGGAGCCGTGGCCGGAGAAGGAGCACCGCCGTCCGTGACGGCGGATTC
This sequence is a window from Streptomyces ortus. Protein-coding genes within it:
- a CDS encoding SDR family NAD(P)-dependent oxidoreductase — encoded protein: MPPAAGSVAIVTGATSGIGLAVARSLAEGGSRVFICARDGDRVAHTVKELREAGHDVDGASCDVRDTARVRAFVQEARDRFGPVGALVNNAGRSGGGHTAQIPDELWLDVIDTNLNSVFRMTREVLTTGGMLERGAGRIVNIASTGGKQGVALGAPYSASKHGVVGFTKALGLELAKTGVTVNAVCPGYVETPMAERVRQGYAGAWDITEGEVLERFEAKIPLGRYSTPDEVAGLVGYLLSPTAASITAQAMNVCGGLGNY
- a CDS encoding antibiotic biosynthesis monooxygenase family protein, which translates into the protein MTDHEPDAQAEEAGAVTFVNTFTVHAEPEVFEKEFARTSEFMARQPGLIRHTLARHAERPGQYVNVAEWRDVASFRAAVSHADFQPHAGALRALAESRPELYLARLRRDGGAEEGI
- a CDS encoding beta-ketoacyl-[acyl-carrier-protein] synthase family protein; the protein is MTARRVVVTGLGVIAPGGVGTKAFWERIVSGVSATRTITAFDATPFRSRMAAECDFDGARHGLSARDTARLDRASQFALVAAREALADSGVEIDGSNAHRTGVSLGSAVGCTLKLEEEYVARSDGGKRWLVDHAAGTPYLYDYFVPSSMAAEVAWEAGAEGPVALVSAGCTSGLDSLGHAVELIREGSADIMIAGGSDAPIAPITVACFDAIKATSPRNDTPDHASRPFDRTRSGFVLGEGAAVLVLEERESALRRGAQVYAEIAGFAARANAHHMTGLRPDGLEMAAAITGALDDARTDRQAVGYVNAHGTATRQNDIHETAAIKHSLGEHAHRVPVSSIKAVIGHSLGAVGSIEAAASALVIRHGVIPPTAGLHEPDPQLDLDYVPLTARDQPVDTVLTVGSGFGGFQSAMVLTASEGRRP
- a CDS encoding ketosynthase chain-length factor, translated to MTTAPATAAPTTTAAGTARAVVTGVGVLAPNGIGAEEYWAATLRGESGIARITRFDPSSYPSRLAGEVTGFSVRDHIPSRLVPQTDRTTQFALAGADWALADAGLNAESLPADERGVVTASASGGFEFGQRELGHLWGKDPKHVSAYMSFAWFYAVNSGQVSIRHDLRGPTGVLVTDQAGGLDAVAQARRRIRKGTPLMLTGGMDASLCPYGLAAQISAGILSESEDPARAYLPFDAAANGHVPGEGGAILALEDADRARERGARIHGAIGGYAATFDPRPGSGRPANLERAVRGALADAGLRPGDIAFVLADGAGEPEPDRVEAQALTAVFGPGGVPVSVPKTMTGRLYSGAAPLDLVTALFALRDGVVPPTVHVEETTGHDLDLVTGAPRPVTGDAALVLARGRGGFNSAMVVRGPSAP
- a CDS encoding acyl carrier protein: MSAFTTEDLFQIMRECAGEEEAVDLSSAAAEQEFGLLGYDSLALMEAISRVERGYGIALPEETLGEALTPAAFVAVVNAALADRMPAAGAA
- a CDS encoding ketoacyl-ACP synthase III family protein, whose protein sequence is MTEAGPGAEGAFVAEAPAPDIRIAGCGVWLPPRTPVADAVAAGLCDEALARTTGMLSVSVAEDEPAPEMAARAARIALERSGFDRGGVDSGAGAGSGAGAGAEPGSGAGPMPGSGSGSASGDVSLILHASFFYQGHDLWAPASYVQRAAVGNQCPAIEVGQVSNGGMAGLGLAVDHLRAGPAAGEPDRRVLLTTGDAFRPPGFDRWRSDSGTFYGDGGTALVLSSREGFARIRGLATVSVPELEGMHRGDDPFGSAPFSHRPVVDLDACKKDFLATHRVPQVIAASGAAQDAAVERALAAAGVTLADVDRFVLPHLGRKRLRAGHLARFGIAEERTTWEWSRGIGHLGAGDQIAGFDHLVASGSLRAGDLVVWMSVGAGFTYSCAVVEMLERPAWAPTTLAGEAV
- a CDS encoding acyltransferase domain-containing protein yields the protein MTAERPLPVALLLPGQGSQQPRMAAGLYGYEPVFTEAMDEFFDAAGAEGGPLREDWLAERPATELDHVTRSQPLLFAVDLALGRLVLSWGVRPAALLGHSIGELASAVLAGVFSTRDAVGLVLDRVGRLAKAPPGGMLAVAASTAEVAPYLSGDVVVGAVNAPRQTILAGPDGPLDKAGRALGEAGFVCRRVPSLSAFHSPLLEPACRGAAERFAAVRRSSPAVPVHSAYTAAPLTRADIDDPSFWARQPVAPVLFWPALEGLLAAGDHLLVEVGPGQGLSQVARRHPAVRRGSSAVVSLLPARPGPPEGDRSAIGAAVARIAGAGHPIGRATASRGAPSAAPAV
- a CDS encoding class I SAM-dependent methyltransferase, with the translated sequence MDTSTYKSEVAAAFNSAAASYDRLGVEFFTPMGRRLVERAAPGEGERVLDVGCGRGACVFPAAERVGPTGRVVGIDVAEAMIEEAAKEAALRGAGTVELRVMDGEHPDFEPGSFDVVLGSYSVIFLPDAPSALARYAPLLSPGGRLAFTSPVFSEDTFPFLPPVFTELIPRELLLDLPPQWQPERLSQRFNSWLADPADLARTLEGAGFQDVSVVDESVQLVAESGLAWVDWSHTQGMRLLWNHLANDKRQQLRDRLITSLDAMREGDGPLTIDTPVRYVTATADA
- a CDS encoding ester cyclase; the protein is MSDQIASVRRLVEAYNTGKTDDVADYIHPEYMNPGTLEFTSLRGPELFAINVAWVKRTFSEEARLEEVAIEENGDWVRARLVLYGRHVGEMVGMAPTGRLFSGEQIHLLHFVDGKIHHHRDWPDYQGTYRQLGEPWPEKEHRRP